The following coding sequences are from one Apteryx mantelli isolate bAptMan1 chromosome 36, bAptMan1.hap1, whole genome shotgun sequence window:
- the LOC106487486 gene encoding C-type lectin domain family 17, member A-like isoform X3 has protein sequence MGIYSIAGKMTPVGSFRPDSPDSFVDEDDYDDVSLSEPDRNHRKPPAEEDLQSQRSKGGTGVYVLAGKPASSSTMRMRDSDARAGAGRGCREKPVVILYVLVALSFAMWVAILSLVMVKYSELSRELKMLSSNYSESVLQELADTRRGQDRMRTKMSTYYQELQDITALICKALPDSRRCSAGWKIFEKSCYSFSTESLSWEDAKQICSDQGSHLVIVNTELEQKFLKDNINSSSTYWLGLTDKLEEGTWLWINGEPASISYWNTWRENRDKEQQDCGSIGPDGIWTDERCSRAHHWICEKSWHC, from the exons ATGG GAATTTACTCCATAGCAGGCAAAATGACCCCAGTGGGCTCCTTCCGACCAG ACTCCCCCGACAGCTTCGTGGATGAGGACGACTACGACGATGTGTCACTGTCCGAGCCTGATCGCAACCACAGGAAGCCACCGGCTGAAGAAGACCTGCAAAGCCAGAGGAGCAAGGGAGGCACAG GGGTTTACGTCCTAGCGGGGAAACCAGCATCTTCAAGTACCATGAGAATGC GCGACTCAGACGCCAGAGCCGGCGCGGGAAGAGGCTGCCGAGAGAAGCCGGTGGTGATCCTCTACGTCCTGGTGGCGCTGAGCTTCGCCATGTGGGTGGCCATCCTCTCGCTCGTCATGGTGAAAT ACTCGGAGCTCTCGAGGGAGTTGAAGATGCTGAGCTCTAATTACTCTGAGAGTG tgctGCAGGAGCTGGCGGACACACGACGGGGACAAGACCGCATGAGGACCAAGATGTCCACCTACTACCAAGAGCTACAGGATATCACGG CGCTGATCTGCAAAGCCCTCCCAGATAGCAGGAGGTGCTCGGCCGGCTGGAAGATCTTCGAGAAGAGCTGCTACTCCTTCTCCACGGAGTCCCTGAGCTGGGAGGACGCCAAGCAGATCTGCTCAGATCAAGGCTCTCACCTGGTCATTGTGAACACGGAGTTGGAACAG AAGTTCCTAAAAGACAATATTAACAGCAGCAGCACGTACTGGCTGGGACTGACCGACAAGCTGGAGGAAGGCACCTGGCTCTGGATTAACGGGGAACCCGCGAGCATCAG CTACTGGAACACCTGGAGGGAAAACAGAGACAAGGAGCAGCAGGACTGCGGCAGCATCGGGCCCGACGGCATCTGGACCGATGAGAGATGCTCTCGCGCCCACCACTGGATCTGCGAAAAGTCCTGGCACTGCTAG
- the LOC106487486 gene encoding CD209 antigen-like protein A isoform X2 — MARQETYGNWLCPPPSPAKRLVRQAGIYSIAGKMTPVGSFRPDSPDSFVDEDDYDDVSLSEPDRNHRKPPAEEDLQSQRSKGGTGVYVLAGKPASSSTMRMRDSDARAGAGRGCREKPVVILYVLVALSFAMWVAILSLVMVKYSELSRELKMLSSNYSESVLQELADTRRGQDRMRTKMSTYYQELQDITALICKALPDSRRCSAGWKIFEKSCYSFSTESLSWEDAKQICSDQGSHLVIVNTELEQKFLKDNINSSSTYWLGLTDKLEEGTWLWINGEPASISYWNTWRENRDKEQQDCGSIGPDGIWTDERCSRAHHWICEKSWHC, encoded by the exons ATGGCCAGGCAGGAGACGTACGGGAACTGGCTgtgcccgccgccctccccggccAAGCGACTGGTGAGACAAGCAG GAATTTACTCCATAGCAGGCAAAATGACCCCAGTGGGCTCCTTCCGACCAG ACTCCCCCGACAGCTTCGTGGATGAGGACGACTACGACGATGTGTCACTGTCCGAGCCTGATCGCAACCACAGGAAGCCACCGGCTGAAGAAGACCTGCAAAGCCAGAGGAGCAAGGGAGGCACAG GGGTTTACGTCCTAGCGGGGAAACCAGCATCTTCAAGTACCATGAGAATGC GCGACTCAGACGCCAGAGCCGGCGCGGGAAGAGGCTGCCGAGAGAAGCCGGTGGTGATCCTCTACGTCCTGGTGGCGCTGAGCTTCGCCATGTGGGTGGCCATCCTCTCGCTCGTCATGGTGAAAT ACTCGGAGCTCTCGAGGGAGTTGAAGATGCTGAGCTCTAATTACTCTGAGAGTG tgctGCAGGAGCTGGCGGACACACGACGGGGACAAGACCGCATGAGGACCAAGATGTCCACCTACTACCAAGAGCTACAGGATATCACGG CGCTGATCTGCAAAGCCCTCCCAGATAGCAGGAGGTGCTCGGCCGGCTGGAAGATCTTCGAGAAGAGCTGCTACTCCTTCTCCACGGAGTCCCTGAGCTGGGAGGACGCCAAGCAGATCTGCTCAGATCAAGGCTCTCACCTGGTCATTGTGAACACGGAGTTGGAACAG AAGTTCCTAAAAGACAATATTAACAGCAGCAGCACGTACTGGCTGGGACTGACCGACAAGCTGGAGGAAGGCACCTGGCTCTGGATTAACGGGGAACCCGCGAGCATCAG CTACTGGAACACCTGGAGGGAAAACAGAGACAAGGAGCAGCAGGACTGCGGCAGCATCGGGCCCGACGGCATCTGGACCGATGAGAGATGCTCTCGCGCCCACCACTGGATCTGCGAAAAGTCCTGGCACTGCTAG
- the LOC106487486 gene encoding C-type lectin domain family 4 member K-like isoform X4 produces MAAVVAAGVGGRWGRGNTSNTSLYRRQRPGRAGLHARKLLAPGQPRRQQLPPNCRADSPDSFVDEDDYDDVSLSEPDRNHRKPPAEEDLQSQRSKGGTGVYVLAGKPASSSTMRMRDSDARAGAGRGCREKPVVILYVLVALSFAMWVAILSLVMVKYSELSRELKMLSSNYSESVLQELADTRRGQDRMRTKMSTYYQELQDITALICKALPDSRRCSAGWKIFEKSCYSFSTESLSWEDAKQICSDQGSHLVIVNTELEQQQHVLAGTDRQAGGRHLALD; encoded by the exons ATGGCGGCGGTGGTGGCTGCCGGCGTGGGCGGCCGCTGGGGCCGTGGCAATACCAGTAACACCAGTTTGTACCGCCGCCAGCGGCCAGGTCGCGCGGGGCTTCACGCGCGCAAACTCCTTGCCCCGGGCCAGCCCCGGCGTCAGCAATTGCCTCCGAACTGCCGAGCAG ACTCCCCCGACAGCTTCGTGGATGAGGACGACTACGACGATGTGTCACTGTCCGAGCCTGATCGCAACCACAGGAAGCCACCGGCTGAAGAAGACCTGCAAAGCCAGAGGAGCAAGGGAGGCACAG GGGTTTACGTCCTAGCGGGGAAACCAGCATCTTCAAGTACCATGAGAATGC GCGACTCAGACGCCAGAGCCGGCGCGGGAAGAGGCTGCCGAGAGAAGCCGGTGGTGATCCTCTACGTCCTGGTGGCGCTGAGCTTCGCCATGTGGGTGGCCATCCTCTCGCTCGTCATGGTGAAAT ACTCGGAGCTCTCGAGGGAGTTGAAGATGCTGAGCTCTAATTACTCTGAGAGTG tgctGCAGGAGCTGGCGGACACACGACGGGGACAAGACCGCATGAGGACCAAGATGTCCACCTACTACCAAGAGCTACAGGATATCACGG CGCTGATCTGCAAAGCCCTCCCAGATAGCAGGAGGTGCTCGGCCGGCTGGAAGATCTTCGAGAAGAGCTGCTACTCCTTCTCCACGGAGTCCCTGAGCTGGGAGGACGCCAAGCAGATCTGCTCAGATCAAGGCTCTCACCTGGTCATTGTGAACACGGAGTTGGAACAG CAGCAGCACGTACTGGCTGGGACTGACCGACAAGCTGGAGGAAGGCACCTGGCTCTGGATTAA
- the LOC106487486 gene encoding uncharacterized protein isoform X5 translates to MAAVVAAGVGGRWGRGNTSNTSLYRRQRPGRAGLHARKLLAPGQPRRQQLPPNCRADSPDSFVDEDDYDDVSLSEPDRNHRKPPAEEDLQSQRSKGGTGVYVLAGKPASSSTMRMRDSDARAGAGRGCREKPVVILYVLVALSFAMWVAILSLVMVKYSELSRELKMLSSNYSESVLQELADTRRGQDRMRTKMSTYYQELQDITALICKALPDSRRCSAGWKIFEKSCYSFSTESLSWEDAKQICSDQGSHLVIVNTELEQQHVLAGTDRQAGGRHLALD, encoded by the exons ATGGCGGCGGTGGTGGCTGCCGGCGTGGGCGGCCGCTGGGGCCGTGGCAATACCAGTAACACCAGTTTGTACCGCCGCCAGCGGCCAGGTCGCGCGGGGCTTCACGCGCGCAAACTCCTTGCCCCGGGCCAGCCCCGGCGTCAGCAATTGCCTCCGAACTGCCGAGCAG ACTCCCCCGACAGCTTCGTGGATGAGGACGACTACGACGATGTGTCACTGTCCGAGCCTGATCGCAACCACAGGAAGCCACCGGCTGAAGAAGACCTGCAAAGCCAGAGGAGCAAGGGAGGCACAG GGGTTTACGTCCTAGCGGGGAAACCAGCATCTTCAAGTACCATGAGAATGC GCGACTCAGACGCCAGAGCCGGCGCGGGAAGAGGCTGCCGAGAGAAGCCGGTGGTGATCCTCTACGTCCTGGTGGCGCTGAGCTTCGCCATGTGGGTGGCCATCCTCTCGCTCGTCATGGTGAAAT ACTCGGAGCTCTCGAGGGAGTTGAAGATGCTGAGCTCTAATTACTCTGAGAGTG tgctGCAGGAGCTGGCGGACACACGACGGGGACAAGACCGCATGAGGACCAAGATGTCCACCTACTACCAAGAGCTACAGGATATCACGG CGCTGATCTGCAAAGCCCTCCCAGATAGCAGGAGGTGCTCGGCCGGCTGGAAGATCTTCGAGAAGAGCTGCTACTCCTTCTCCACGGAGTCCCTGAGCTGGGAGGACGCCAAGCAGATCTGCTCAGATCAAGGCTCTCACCTGGTCATTGTGAACACGGAGTTGGAACAG CAGCACGTACTGGCTGGGACTGACCGACAAGCTGGAGGAAGGCACCTGGCTCTGGATTAA
- the LOC106487486 gene encoding CD209 antigen-like protein A isoform X1 has product MAAVVAAGVGGRWGRGNTSNTSLYRRQRPGRAGLHARKLLAPGQPRRQQLPPNCRADSPDSFVDEDDYDDVSLSEPDRNHRKPPAEEDLQSQRSKGGTGVYVLAGKPASSSTMRMRDSDARAGAGRGCREKPVVILYVLVALSFAMWVAILSLVMVKYSELSRELKMLSSNYSESVLQELADTRRGQDRMRTKMSTYYQELQDITALICKALPDSRRCSAGWKIFEKSCYSFSTESLSWEDAKQICSDQGSHLVIVNTELEQKFLKDNINSSSTYWLGLTDKLEEGTWLWINGEPASISYWNTWRENRDKEQQDCGSIGPDGIWTDERCSRAHHWICEKSWHC; this is encoded by the exons ATGGCGGCGGTGGTGGCTGCCGGCGTGGGCGGCCGCTGGGGCCGTGGCAATACCAGTAACACCAGTTTGTACCGCCGCCAGCGGCCAGGTCGCGCGGGGCTTCACGCGCGCAAACTCCTTGCCCCGGGCCAGCCCCGGCGTCAGCAATTGCCTCCGAACTGCCGAGCAG ACTCCCCCGACAGCTTCGTGGATGAGGACGACTACGACGATGTGTCACTGTCCGAGCCTGATCGCAACCACAGGAAGCCACCGGCTGAAGAAGACCTGCAAAGCCAGAGGAGCAAGGGAGGCACAG GGGTTTACGTCCTAGCGGGGAAACCAGCATCTTCAAGTACCATGAGAATGC GCGACTCAGACGCCAGAGCCGGCGCGGGAAGAGGCTGCCGAGAGAAGCCGGTGGTGATCCTCTACGTCCTGGTGGCGCTGAGCTTCGCCATGTGGGTGGCCATCCTCTCGCTCGTCATGGTGAAAT ACTCGGAGCTCTCGAGGGAGTTGAAGATGCTGAGCTCTAATTACTCTGAGAGTG tgctGCAGGAGCTGGCGGACACACGACGGGGACAAGACCGCATGAGGACCAAGATGTCCACCTACTACCAAGAGCTACAGGATATCACGG CGCTGATCTGCAAAGCCCTCCCAGATAGCAGGAGGTGCTCGGCCGGCTGGAAGATCTTCGAGAAGAGCTGCTACTCCTTCTCCACGGAGTCCCTGAGCTGGGAGGACGCCAAGCAGATCTGCTCAGATCAAGGCTCTCACCTGGTCATTGTGAACACGGAGTTGGAACAG AAGTTCCTAAAAGACAATATTAACAGCAGCAGCACGTACTGGCTGGGACTGACCGACAAGCTGGAGGAAGGCACCTGGCTCTGGATTAACGGGGAACCCGCGAGCATCAG CTACTGGAACACCTGGAGGGAAAACAGAGACAAGGAGCAGCAGGACTGCGGCAGCATCGGGCCCGACGGCATCTGGACCGATGAGAGATGCTCTCGCGCCCACCACTGGATCTGCGAAAAGTCCTGGCACTGCTAG